One uncultured Desulfuromusa sp. genomic window, CCGAGTGCATGGGATAACAGACATTAGCAATGGTGAAGCCAATATCTTTAACAAAATGATAGAAACGATCAAAACCGGAATAAAAGAAATCGTAGTCCAGATGATCCTGATCTTTGTTCGCCCCTGAAAAATTACGATTAATTCCCAGATTAGCCGACAGATAGAGTCCGCGGTCAGCAAAAATCGGCAGCGCTGTTTCAATCCCTTTAATGACACCCGGTAAACCACGCATCTGCTCATGAGTCACAACATCGGAAGAATCAATGCTGACCCAGACATTGCGGATCGCTGTTGCCGCCAGCTGGTCGGCCAGTTGCTTCATCCGGTCCGGAAAATCTGCGCGATCCGAATGTCGGAAAAGAAATCCGTTTGTTCCGGTGCGGATATATTCGATGCCACACTGGTCGGCAACCCTTGCCAGATGGCAGATCTGGTCAAGATAAAGAAAAGGCTCTCCCCCGGTAAAAGAGAGGGCTCTGACCCCTTTTTCAGCTGCGGATCGGATAATCCTTTCGGTTTTTCCCGTATCCAGGGTTTTCCGGACAAATTTATTACTGACACGCATCCCGCATTGGGGACAATGAGCATTGCAATGATCCGTATATTGAATAATCAATTGTCCCGGAGCCCGTCCCTTGAACAACAAACGCGCCAGGCTTACCGTCGATTCTTTTATTTTTCCCATAACATTAATGCACCATCATATTGGAGGCAAGTTTCAGAATACGTTTCAACGACGATTGTTGCCGGTGCCGATGATGAGACGGAACATCAGTCCTGTCCGGGGCAACCATGTCTTTGAGAATAATGTCCCAGCTATAATGGCTGACAATATGTTCACGAGCGGCCTGTCCCATTTCCAGGAAAAGGCATCCGGATATCGAAAAGTCATCGATCATCAGACTGATATGATCAACCCACAATTGGCTATGATCGACAGGAAGAACATGTCCGGTCGTACCGTCGCGAACAATTTCTTTGGGACCACCAACATTCGAGACAATGGCCGGAAGACCACAGGCCTGAGCTTCCAGAACAGCCATGCCAAAAGTGTCGGTAACGCTTGGAAAGACAAACAGATCATGCTCATTGTATAACCGGGGCAAATCCTGATAAGGAACGCGGCCAAGAAAGCTGACCTCAGGCAGATCCGAGCATTCCTGCTGAAGGGATTCCAGATGAGGACCGACACCGGCAAAGGTCAGGCTGATACCGGGATAGAGATTGCATAACTGCCGGTACGTCCGGATAAGAAAATCAAGATTTTTGTCTTTCGA contains:
- a CDS encoding radical SAM protein — protein: MGKIKESTVSLARLLFKGRAPGQLIIQYTDHCNAHCPQCGMRVSNKFVRKTLDTGKTERIIRSAAEKGVRALSFTGGEPFLYLDQICHLARVADQCGIEYIRTGTNGFLFRHSDRADFPDRMKQLADQLAATAIRNVWVSIDSSDVVTHEQMRGLPGVIKGIETALPIFADRGLYLSANLGINRNFSGANKDQDHLDYDFFYSGFDRFYHFVKDIGFTIANVCYPMHSDDNADEAVYAATAADRVVYFSRQEKLNLFQALSDCIPHHRDKLRIFTPRCSLHALLRQYQGDESLATPCRGGIDFFFVDSRNGHTYPCGYRGDEDLGEFPDLDLHSLKTRKECRQCDWECFRDPSELFSPLLDLRIAPQRLITRLCQDRKFFKLWKEDLLYYRACQYFNGRIAPSTGLLDDWQKVPPHQPLTAH